In the genome of Acaryochloris sp. CCMEE 5410, the window AAGGTGACATGCTCCCGATCACTTTGTTAAAGAGCAGTTAAAAGCCAAAAAATACGTCAGATATGTGGATGACTTTGCCCTGTTCGATGACAGCCGCAAACAATTAGAACAGGCCCGCCAAGCCATAGAAGCCTATTTAACCCAACTCCGACTCAAAATCCATCCGATCAAAAGCCAAATTGTCGCCACTCAGCATGGCGTTACTTTTTTGGGTTTTCGGATTTTTCCCACCCATATTCGTATCCAGAGTGCCAATATTCGTAGAGGCCGCAAAAGATTACGAAAACTACAAAAAGCCTATGCACAAGGTGAAATTAGTGCCACGATAATCGATCAATCGATTAAAAGCTGGGTTGCCCACCTGAATCATGCTGATACTTGGCAACTGCGACAACGGATATTTGCTGACCTTGTGTTTTCAAGGCAGTAGAGATGGGCTAGACACAACCGTGCTGCGGGGCGGTTCCTGGAACAACAATCCGAGGAACTGCCGCTCGGCCACGCGCAACAGGAACGAACCCGACAACCAGAACAACAATGTCGGTTTTCGTGTTGTGTGTGTGTCGGCGAGTACTCTCTGTACCAGAACCGAGTGATGGGAATCCCTCGGGCGTGTGCTAGAAGAGTCCAAGTCTAGTCCAGAGATGCGGGTAACGGCATCCAAAAATCAAACCGGGCTGGATAGCTTCGTAAGCAATCCGCTGAGCAGTTATTCAGCCCAAGCCAACAACGTAAGCGGGGACTATTATGTCAGACACAATTGAACTCTGGGTAGTGGCAGAAGATGAATCTGAGGTTCCAGTAGAGACCGGGAGTCGCGACGGTGGCTATACCGGACCTCGCTTTGGCGAACGGACAACAGAGAAATTGATTGCGATAACTCGCAAACGAGTCCCTGTGGATGTCACGCTGCTTAAAAGACAGATGCATGGCATGATGCAGGTAGTGGATGAGCTATTTATCCAATCAGAAAATCAAACCAAAATGCAGCTGGATGAAGTAGAGCTGAAAGTTGAAATTAACGCAGAAGGTCAACTTAGTCTCGTAGGGAATGGCGGCAAGCTGGGGAATACAGGCGGAATCACCTTGAAATTTAGCCGTCCAAAGTCCTAGATACGACCTAACACTAACCAATGGCACCCTCCTGGGCGATCACTATAAGGGTTAACCTCTACGACCATTTACAAGAATTCCAGTTTGCCAAACGAGATGCAAGGTTACATTTTTAGTTATCCTGCAATTTTTATCAGTAGTTTAGTCGGCGGGTACAATCCTGACTGGTTACTGCCCAGGCTGAAGCACTGGTCTAACAGGATTGTCAGCAAAAATACTTTTGAGTGCATCCAGTACAGGGATATCTTGCTTTCTCAAAGTTGAAATATAACCGCGAATGCGGCAGAACTGCTGGGCACCTGCCAAGGAGCGAAAACATCCCGATATCTTCTGCTTCAACTTCATCATGCGGATATCGCGCTCAGCCTGATTGTTATCAAAAGGCACCTGAAAATCATACATAAACGCCAAGACAGCAGCTTGGTGCTTTCGAAGTCGGTCGAGCAAGTTTTTGGGTGTACTCTGCTTCTGCTTGCCTCGTTTCTTGGGTGCATTTTCA includes:
- a CDS encoding SUMF1/EgtB/PvdO family nonheme iron enzyme; the protein is MLILGNCDNGYLLTLCFQGSRDGLDTTVLRGGSWNNNPRNCRSATRNRNEPDNQNNNVGFRVVCVSASTLCTRTE